The sequence CGATGGCGTTGAGCCGATAGGCCGCCACGATCTCGGCGCCGTGTGCTTCGAGTTCGCCGATATGAGCGGCCAGGGCCTCGCGTTCGGCGTTCAGCAGATCGAGGGTGGGCTTTGCGCCGACGCGAACCTCCTGCCGGACGCTGTAAAGGGCCGCCTCGGCCGCCTTGGCCTGCGCCGCGGAGGCGCGGGTGACGGCGGAAGCCGTCTGAAGGGCCTGCCAGCCGTCGATCGCCGCCTCCTGGGTGGCGGCCCTGGCCTGGTCCAGCGCCGCTCCGGCCGCGCGCTCGGCCGCCCGGGCCTTGGCGATGCGGGCGGATGCCGCGCCGCCTGAGAACAGGGTCCAGCGTCCCTGGACCCCGACGCTGGCCCCGTCTGCGCGGTAGCCGGGCAGGAACTGGTCGCTGACCGTGGAAGCCTGGGCCACGAGCCCGAGCGTGGGCAGGCGTTCGGCCTCGGCCTGGCGCACGCTCGCCCCGGCGGCGCCCAGACGTGATCGCGCCGCGGCGACTTGGGGGTTGGCGGCCTCTGCGCGGCTTGTGGCCTCCTCCAGGCTGCCCGGGGTCGGCGGCAGCGCCGCGACGGGCTCCAGCGCGGCCGGATCCTCGCCGACCAGGCTGTGGTAGCGGGCCCGCGCGCGAGCCAGGGCGCCCTGCGCCGCCGCCAGGTCGGCCTGGGCGCCGGCCAGGCGCGCCTCGGCCTGGTCGAGGTCGGTGCGCGGGCTTGCGCCATCGTCGAAGCGGCGCTGGGCCTGGTCGCGCACGAGTGTGAGTTCGGCGATCTGGGCCCGTCGCAGATCCAACGCCTGCTCGGTCACTCGGACCGCGACGAAGGCCTCGGCCACGTCGGCCACCAGGTTCAGCCGGGTGGCGCCTTGCTCGGACCGGCTGGCCGCGTCTTCAGCACGCGCCTGGTCGATCGCGGCCGTGATGGCGCCGCCGGCGAAAAGCGGCTGGGTGATCGATACGGCGGCCGAACGGGGCGTGAGGTCATAGCGGCCGAAGCCGAAGAAATGGCCGAAGTCGGTGCGGGCGGAGGCGGCCGAACCTTCGATCGCCACCGTCGGCAGGCGACCGGCCTCGGCCTCCTTCACCCGCGCTTGGGCGATGGCTTGCTCGGCCTCGGCCCGCCTGAGGCCCGGGTCGTGGTTCAAGGCCAGCGCCACCGCCTCGTCGAGGGTGGTGGCCGAGCCACGCCCCGGCGCCAGAAGCGCGAGCAGGGCGGCGAAGACGGCGGCTCGTCCCATGCTCAACGGAACGCTGCGCCCGGCTTGAAGCCGAGCTTCTTGAACAGCGCCGCGGCCGGGCAAAACCCGGTGAACGAGGCCTGCAACAGGTTTGCGCCGACGAACACGGTCAGCCATATCCAGGCGGGATGGACGAAGTGGGCCAGGAGCAGGCTCACGAGGACCATGCATCCTGCAAAGGCCATGACGGCGCGATCGACGGACATTTCGAGTCTCCTTTCAGGCGCCTGCGGCGGCCAGGTGCTGGCGCGTCCAGGCGATGATCTGCTCGGCGCTCATCAGGCCGGCGTGGCGGGCGACGACGCGGCCGCCCGCAATCAGGAACAGGGCGGGAATGCCGGACACGCCGAGCGCGGCCGCGGTGTTCTGGTCCTGATCCGAGTTGAGCTTCAGTAGCCGCACCTCGGGCTCCAGGCGCTGGGCCGCGGCGGCGAACTGCGGAGCCATGGCGCGGCAGGGACCGCACCACGGCGCCCAGACGTCGAGCAGCAGGGCCGCGCCATGGGTCGAGCGGCGGTGGGCTTCGAACTGCGCGCCGGTGACCTCGACCGGCTTGCCGGTGAAGATCCTTTCGCCGCAGCGCCCGCACTTGGCGGCCGCCGCGTCCTTGCCTTCGGCCGCCCGATTGACGGCGGCGCAGGCGGGGCAGACGAACTGGCGCATCGACCGCTCCCTCAAGCCGGCTCTTTGAGCTTGTGGGCGCCCATCAGGTCGAGGGCCATCTTCTCGTAGAAAGGCTCGGCCTCGCCGTTGCGGATCTTGCCCAAGAAGTATTTCTCGAAGGCGACCTTGGCCAGGTGCACCCACTTGCCGCTGGATGACCAGTTGACGTTACGCGGCGGGATCTGGGGCTGGGCGAAGAAGGCGACGCCGCCGTCGCCGAAGTCGGCCAGGCAGATGGCGTTCCAGGTGGCCTCGTGGTTCGCCGGCTTGCCGGCCAGCTCGTTGCGCAGATTGGCGGCGACGGCGGTGACCATGCTCTCGATCATGAAGCCGGTCTTGGGCACGCCCACCGGGACGGGCGTCTTGCCGGTCGGGGCGATGGCGACGCAGACCCCGAGGGCGAAGATGTTGCGGAAGGTGGGGTTGCGCTGGTTCTTGTCGACGACGATGAAGCCGCGCGGATTGGTCAGGCCGTCGAGCCCCCGCACCGCCTCGACGCCGCGGAAGGCCGGCAGCATCATCGAATAGGCGAAGGGCAGGTCATGCTTGGCCTTGACCTGCCCGTCCTCGGCGATCTCCTCGACGTGCATCAACCCAGGCTCGACCGAAGCCACCTTGGCGTTGGTGATCCACTTGATGTCCCGGTCGCGCATGGCGCTTTCCAGGAGGCCCTTGGTGTCGCCGACCCCGTCCAGGCCGAGGTGGCCGATATAGGGCTCGGAGGTGACGAAGGTGATTGGCACGCGGTCGCGGATCTTCCGCTTGCGCAGCTCCGCATTGAGGATCATCGCGAACTCGTAGGCGGGGCCGAAGCATGAAGCCCCCTGCACCGCCCCCACCACGATCGGCCCCGGCGCCTCGACGAACCGGTCAAAGGCTGCAGCCGCCGAAACGGCGTGATCGACATGGCAGATGGACTCGGTGTGGCCGGCGAGGGGACCCAGGCCCGGGATTTCGTCAAAGGCCAGGTCCGGGCCGGTGGCGACGATCAGATAGTCGTAGGCGAGATCGGTCCCGTCCTCGAGCTCCAGGCGATTTTCCGCCGGGACCAGCCGCTTGGCGCCGCAGGAGCGGAAACCCACGTCGCGCTTGGCGAACACCGGCCCGAGCTTCACCTCGATCGCCGAGCGCTCGCGCCAATGCACGGCGACCCAGGGGTTCGAGGGTGTGAAATGGAAGGTGTCGCCCTTGGACACCACGATCACTTCGGCCTTGTCGGCGACAGCCTGCTTGATCTCGAAGGCGGCGATCGACCCGCCGAGGCCGGCGCCGAGAATGACGATCTTGGGCTTGTTCACGGACGTTCCTCCTCAAGCTCGTGCGCCTGACCTTCGGTCCGCCTGGGGGCGCAGTCGTTGATCCTCATCAACGCAGCGGCCCTAGAGGCGCGCAGACTTTAACAACGATGGTTGACATATATATTTGTATAATCGCATATACGCAATAACAAATTTAAAACCGGAGCCTCCGCATGTTCCTGTCCCCCGCCATCAAGGCCCTCAGTCCTGAAACTGTGCGGCAGGAGCTGAAGGCCCACCGCATCCTGCTGATCGACGTGCGCGAGCCGGCCGAATTCGCCGCCGAGCGCATTCACGGCGCGCTGCTGTTTCCGCTGTCCACCTTCGACCCCGAAGCCTTGCCCGCCGCAGACCCGCGGCCGATCGTGTTCCACTGCGGTTCGGGCAAGCGCTCGGCCATGGCCATCGAGCGCTGCCGCAAGGCGGGGCTGGCGGTCGATGCGCATATGGAGGGCGGCATCGGAGCCTGGATCCGCGCCGGCCTTCCGACAGTGAAGCTGGATGCCGACACGGGAGCGGTCCGCGATGCGCGCTGAGCCGCCCATGGTTCGGCGCGCTGCAGCGGCGGTCGGCCTGTCGGCGGCCTTGGCGCTTGCGGCTTGCAGTCCCGGTGAGCAGAACACCCCTCCAAGCGCCCCGGCGGTTATCGCTGAACGCCTGACCCTCCGCGAGCAGCCGATCGCCGACCTGAAGCCCGTGGCGGCGGTGATCACCAGCAGGGACATGGCCGAAGCCCGCGCCCGGATCGGCGGCACGCTGGTGCGGCTCCTGGTGAAGGAGGGCGATGCGGTCCGCAGGGGCCAGCTGATCGGCCAGGTGGCGGACGAGAAGATCGGCTTCCAGACCCGCGCCTATGACGCCCAGGTCGGCGCCGCCGAAGCCGAGAACGAGCGGGCCCAGGCCGAACTGACCCGATCGAAGGACCTGTTCGACCACGGCGTCTACGCCAAGGCCCGCTACGACCAGGCGGTGGCCGGCGCGCGCGCCGCCGCCGGAGCCTTGAACGCGGCCAAGGCGCAGCGTTCGGCCAGCGCCGAACTGGGCGCCCAGGGCGCGGTCCTGGCGCCGGCGGACGGCCGTGTGCTGCACGCTGCGACCCCCGCGGGGTCCGTGGTCGCGCCAGGCCAGTCGATCGCCACGCTCACCGTGGGCCAGACCGTGGTGCGGGCCGAAATTCCGGAGGGGCAGGCCGTCGCCCTCAAGACCGGAGAGCAGGTCGCCGTCGAACCCGACCAGGCCGCCGGCGTCACCAGCGCCGTGGTCAGCCAGATCTACCCGGCCGTGTCCGCGGGCCGTGTCACGGTCGACCTGACCGCGCCCGGCCTCGAGGCCGGACTGGTCGGCCAGCGCGTGCGCGTGCGCCTGCCCGCCGGCCAGCGTCCGGCTCTGGTCGCGCCGCGGCGCTTCATCGTCACCCGCTTTGGCGTCGACTACGCTGCGGTGCTGCAGCCCGGCGGCCAGGTCGCCGATGTCCCGGTGCAGCTGGCGCCGGGGCCTGCGGCCGACCAGGTCGAGATCCTCTCGGGCCTGGCCGCGGGCGACACCATCGTCCGCGCCGGAGCCGGCAAATGAAGCTGGGCCTCTCCGGGCGGCTGACCCAGGCGACCATCGCCTCGCCGCTGACGCCGCTGTTCCTGATCGCCGCCATCGCCATGGGCGTCCTGGCCCTGGGCGCCATCCCGCGCGAGGAGGAGCCCCAGATCAGCGTGCCCATGGTCGATATCATGGTCCGCGCAGACGGCCTGCGTGCGCCCGACGCGGCGGAGTTGGTGGCCAAGCCGCTGGAGGCCATCGTCAAGAGCGTCAGCGACGTCGACCACGTCTATACCCAGGCCGACGACGATCAGGTGCTGGTCACCGCCCGCTTCAAGGTCGGCACGGATCCGGACAACGCCATCGTCCGCATCCATGAGAAGATCAGGGCCAACTACGACAAGATTCCGGTGGGCATTCCCGAGCCGCTGATCGTCGCGCGCGGCATCAACGACGTGCCGGCGGTGGTCCTGACCCTGACGCCCAGGCCTGAGGCCGCCGGACGCTGGAGCGACCAGGCGCTCTACGAGATCGCCGGCAAGCTCCGGACCGAGATCGCCAAGGTCGACGATGTCGGCCTGACCTTCATCACCGGCGGCCGGCCTGAGGAGATCCGCATCGAGCCGGATCCGGCGCGCCTGGCCCTGCATGGCGTGCCTCTGGGCGCCCTTGTCGAAACCATACGCCAGGCTGACCGCGCCTTTCCCGCCGGGTCGGTTCGCCAGTCCGGCCAGGCCAAGGACGTCATCGCCGGGCGCACCCTGCAGACGCCCGAAGACATCGGCCTCTTGACCGTCAGTTCGATCACCGGCGAGCCGGTCTATGTCCGGGACGTGGCCAATGTTGTGCAGGCGCCCCGCGAGGACCAGGCGCGGGTCTGGCGCTATGCCCGCGCCGCCCGGGGCTGGAGCCAGACCCCGGCGGTCAGCCTCGCCATAGCCAAGCGCAAGGGCGCCAACGCCGTTGTGGTGGCGGGCGCGATCCTGAAGAAGGTCGATAGCCTGAAGGGGCCGCTGCTGCCACCGGACCTGCAGGTGGTGGTGACGCGCAACTACGGCGAGACGGCCAACGAAAAGGCCAACGAACTCCTCTTTCACCTGGCCCTGGCCACCGTCTCCATCGTCGCCCTGATCGGCTTCGCCATCGGCCTGCGCGAGGCGCTGGTGACGGCGATCGTGATCCCGACCACCATCCTCCTGACCCTCTTCGCGTCCAACTTGATGGGCTACACCATCAACCGGGTCAGCCTGTTCGCCCTGATCTTCTCGATCGGCATCCTGGTCGACGACGCCATCGTCATGATCGAGAACATCGCTCGCCACTGGGCGATGAACGACGGCCGCAGCCGGCAGCAGGCGGCGGTCGAGGCGGTGGCCGAGGTCGGCAACCCGACCGTGGTGGCGACCCTGACGGTGGTCACGGCCCTGCTGCCCATGCTGTTCGTCTCCGGCCTGATGGGCCCCTACATGGCCCCGATCCCGGTCAACGCCTCGGCGGCGATGATCTTCTCCTTCTTCGTGGCGGTGGTGATCGCGCCCTGGCTGATGATCCGCTTCGCCCGCCTGGCGCTGGGCGCCGGCAAGCCTCACGCCGAGCATGACGAAGGGCCGCTGGGGCGGCTCTATCGCCGCGTGGCCGCCCGCGTGATCGCCACGCGCAAGAGCGCCTGGACCTTCCTGATCGCGGTGGGGGTCGCGACCCTTCTGGCCTGCGCCCTGTTCGCCACCAAGACCGTGACGGTCAAGCTCCTGCCCTTCGACAACAAGTCCGAACTGCAGGCGGTGCTTAACCTGCCCGAGGGGACCAGCCTGGAGGCCACCGAGCGCACCCTGGGCCAGCTCGCCGCAGTGACCGAAACCCTGCCCGAGGTGGTCTCGGCCGAGGCCTATGCCGGGACCGCCGCCCCGTTCAACTTCAACGGTCTGGTGCGCCACTATTACCTGCGCGGGCGGCCGGAGATGGGTGACCTGCAGATCGAGCTGTCGCCCAAGGGCGAGCGCAAGCGCGCCAGCCACGCCGTCGCCCTGGACCTGCGCCAGCGCCTGGCCAAGGTTCCGCTACCGCCTGGCTCGGCGCTGAAGGTGGTCGAGGCGCCGCCCGGGCCGCCGGTGCTGGCGACCCTGCTGGCCGAGGTCTACGGCCCGGACGCCGCGACCCGCCGGGCCGTGGCGGATCAGGTGCGCGCGCTGTTCAGATCCGTGCCCTACATCGTCGACATCGACCGGAGCCACGGCCAGCCCCGGCCACGCCTGCGGCTGACGCCCGAGCGCGACCAGCTGGAATTCTTCGGTCTCTCCGACCGCGAAGTGCTGGACTCGATCGGCGCGGTGATGGGCGGCCAGACGCTGGGCTATTCGCACCGCGGCGAAGAGCGGTATCCCTTACCGATCGAGATCCGGCTGCCGCAGCAGGACCTCGCCTGGAACGCGCGGCTCGCCTCGACCCCCGTGGGCGTATCGAAAACCGCTTCGGGGCCCCGGCTGGTCGAGTTGGGCGAGGTGGTCCAGGCGGCGCAGGAGCCGGGCTCCTACCATGTCTTCCGCCGCGACGGCCGCGACGCCGAGATGGTCACCGCCGAACTCGCCGGCGCCTTCGAGGCCCCGATCTACGGCATGCTCGACGTGGACAAGGCGATCCGTGACCACGACTGGGGCGCGCTGCCCAAGCCCGCCATCCGCCTGCACGGCCAGCCGGACGACGAGGCGCGCCCGACCGTGCTCTGGGATGGGGAATGGGAGATCACCTGGGTCACCTTCCGCGACATGGGCGCAGCCTTCGGCGTCGCCATTCTCGGCATCTACTTCCTGGTGGTCGCCCAGTTCAAAAGCTTCCGCCTGCCGCTGGTCATCCTGACGCCGATCCCCCTGACCCTGGTGGGCATCGTGCTCGGGCACATCCTGTTCCACGCGCCGTTCACCGCCACCTCGATGATCGGCTTCATCGCGCTAGCCGGGATCATCGTGCGCAACTCGATCCTGCTGGTGGACTTCATCCGCCACAAGCAGGCGGAGGGGCGGGCGCTGCGCGATGTGCTGCTCGAGGCCGGCGCGATCCGCTTCAAGCCGATCCTCCTGACCGCGCTCGCCGCCATGATCGGGGCGGCGGTGATCCTGTCCGACCCGATCTTCCAGGGCCTGGCCATTTCGCTCTTGTTCGGCCTCGCCTCCTCGACCCTGCTCACCGTGCTGGTGATCCCGGCTATCTATGTCGTCCTCAGGGACGACGGGCGGCCGGCGACCACCGCCCCTGTTGGAGTGACCGACCATGCCCACCCATGACTGGCGCGAAGTGACCGAGGATCTCACGGCGGCGCTGAGGCCGCTGCGGAGCGGCGCCGCCGAGCCGATGAAGGCCTTTTCGGCCTTGGCTAGGGCCGCCCTGGAGCCCAAGGCGTTGAGCCTCAAGACCAAGGAGCTGATCGCCCTGGCCATCTCGGTCGCTACGCGCTGCGACGCCTGTATCGCCTTCCACGCCGAAGCCGCCCAGCGTCACGGCGCCAGCCGCGAAGAGGTTATGGAGACCATGGGCATGGCGATCTATATGGGGGCCGGGCCCAGCGTCATGTATGCGGCCCAGGCGCTGGAGGCGTTCGACCAGTTCGCCGCCGAGCGAGAACCGGAGACCGTCTAGGACCTCATGCCGCCAATCGTCCCAAGCCCCACGCTCCGGTCGCCCGCCCCGGACGTGACCCCCGAAGAGGTTGCTGCACTCGCGGCGCGGGCGGCGTCCGCCGCGCGGCTGATGAAGCTGCTGGCCAGCGAACAACGCCTGCTTCTGCTGTGTCGCCTGTTCGAAGGGGAGGCGTCGGTGGGTGAACTGGCGCAACGCGCCGGCCTGGCCCAATCGGCGGCCTCGCAGCACTTGGCCAAGATGCGCGCGGAGGGGCTGGTCGCGACGCGGCGCGAAGCCCAGACGATCTTCTACCGGCTGGTCGACCCGGGCGCCTTCAGGGTGCTCGAGACCCTATGCGCCGTGTTTCACGCCCCGACCGCTCCGCCGGCGCGATAGCTTATCGTCACGCCCGGCGCGGGCAGGGAAGGCCGCCCGGCCCGGCGACTTTCCTCGCAACTATATCAATTTATTGAGAGAA is a genomic window of Phenylobacterium montanum containing:
- a CDS encoding TolC family outer membrane protein; the encoded protein is MGRAAVFAALLALLAPGRGSATTLDEAVALALNHDPGLRRAEAEQAIAQARVKEAEAGRLPTVAIEGSAASARTDFGHFFGFGRYDLTPRSAAVSITQPLFAGGAITAAIDQARAEDAASRSEQGATRLNLVADVAEAFVAVRVTEQALDLRRAQIAELTLVRDQAQRRFDDGASPRTDLDQAEARLAGAQADLAAAQGALARARARYHSLVGEDPAALEPVAALPPTPGSLEEATSRAEAANPQVAAARSRLGAAGASVRQAEAERLPTLGLVAQASTVSDQFLPGYRADGASVGVQGRWTLFSGGAASARIAKARAAERAAGAALDQARAATQEAAIDGWQALQTASAVTRASAAQAKAAEAALYSVRQEVRVGAKPTLDLLNAEREALAAHIGELEAHGAEIVAAYRLNAIVGR
- a CDS encoding ArsR/SmtB family transcription factor — translated: MPPIVPSPTLRSPAPDVTPEEVAALAARAASAARLMKLLASEQRLLLLCRLFEGEASVGELAQRAGLAQSAASQHLAKMRAEGLVATRREAQTIFYRLVDPGAFRVLETLCAVFHAPTAPPAR
- a CDS encoding thioredoxin family protein, coding for MRQFVCPACAAVNRAAEGKDAAAAKCGRCGERIFTGKPVEVTGAQFEAHRRSTHGAALLLDVWAPWCGPCRAMAPQFAAAAQRLEPEVRLLKLNSDQDQNTAAALGVSGIPALFLIAGGRVVARHAGLMSAEQIIAWTRQHLAAAGA
- a CDS encoding efflux RND transporter periplasmic adaptor subunit encodes the protein MRAEPPMVRRAAAAVGLSAALALAACSPGEQNTPPSAPAVIAERLTLREQPIADLKPVAAVITSRDMAEARARIGGTLVRLLVKEGDAVRRGQLIGQVADEKIGFQTRAYDAQVGAAEAENERAQAELTRSKDLFDHGVYAKARYDQAVAGARAAAGALNAAKAQRSASAELGAQGAVLAPADGRVLHAATPAGSVVAPGQSIATLTVGQTVVRAEIPEGQAVALKTGEQVAVEPDQAAGVTSAVVSQIYPAVSAGRVTVDLTAPGLEAGLVGQRVRVRLPAGQRPALVAPRRFIVTRFGVDYAAVLQPGGQVADVPVQLAPGPAADQVEILSGLAAGDTIVRAGAGK
- a CDS encoding carboxymuconolactone decarboxylase family protein; this encodes MPTHDWREVTEDLTAALRPLRSGAAEPMKAFSALARAALEPKALSLKTKELIALAISVATRCDACIAFHAEAAQRHGASREEVMETMGMAIYMGAGPSVMYAAQALEAFDQFAAEREPETV
- a CDS encoding rhodanese-like domain-containing protein, translated to MFLSPAIKALSPETVRQELKAHRILLIDVREPAEFAAERIHGALLFPLSTFDPEALPAADPRPIVFHCGSGKRSAMAIERCRKAGLAVDAHMEGGIGAWIRAGLPTVKLDADTGAVRDAR
- a CDS encoding YgaP family membrane protein, producing the protein MSVDRAVMAFAGCMVLVSLLLAHFVHPAWIWLTVFVGANLLQASFTGFCPAAALFKKLGFKPGAAFR
- a CDS encoding NAD(P)/FAD-dependent oxidoreductase; translation: MNKPKIVILGAGLGGSIAAFEIKQAVADKAEVIVVSKGDTFHFTPSNPWVAVHWRERSAIEVKLGPVFAKRDVGFRSCGAKRLVPAENRLELEDGTDLAYDYLIVATGPDLAFDEIPGLGPLAGHTESICHVDHAVSAAAAFDRFVEAPGPIVVGAVQGASCFGPAYEFAMILNAELRKRKIRDRVPITFVTSEPYIGHLGLDGVGDTKGLLESAMRDRDIKWITNAKVASVEPGLMHVEEIAEDGQVKAKHDLPFAYSMMLPAFRGVEAVRGLDGLTNPRGFIVVDKNQRNPTFRNIFALGVCVAIAPTGKTPVPVGVPKTGFMIESMVTAVAANLRNELAGKPANHEATWNAICLADFGDGGVAFFAQPQIPPRNVNWSSSGKWVHLAKVAFEKYFLGKIRNGEAEPFYEKMALDLMGAHKLKEPA
- a CDS encoding efflux RND transporter permease subunit, with the translated sequence MKLGLSGRLTQATIASPLTPLFLIAAIAMGVLALGAIPREEEPQISVPMVDIMVRADGLRAPDAAELVAKPLEAIVKSVSDVDHVYTQADDDQVLVTARFKVGTDPDNAIVRIHEKIRANYDKIPVGIPEPLIVARGINDVPAVVLTLTPRPEAAGRWSDQALYEIAGKLRTEIAKVDDVGLTFITGGRPEEIRIEPDPARLALHGVPLGALVETIRQADRAFPAGSVRQSGQAKDVIAGRTLQTPEDIGLLTVSSITGEPVYVRDVANVVQAPREDQARVWRYARAARGWSQTPAVSLAIAKRKGANAVVVAGAILKKVDSLKGPLLPPDLQVVVTRNYGETANEKANELLFHLALATVSIVALIGFAIGLREALVTAIVIPTTILLTLFASNLMGYTINRVSLFALIFSIGILVDDAIVMIENIARHWAMNDGRSRQQAAVEAVAEVGNPTVVATLTVVTALLPMLFVSGLMGPYMAPIPVNASAAMIFSFFVAVVIAPWLMIRFARLALGAGKPHAEHDEGPLGRLYRRVAARVIATRKSAWTFLIAVGVATLLACALFATKTVTVKLLPFDNKSELQAVLNLPEGTSLEATERTLGQLAAVTETLPEVVSAEAYAGTAAPFNFNGLVRHYYLRGRPEMGDLQIELSPKGERKRASHAVALDLRQRLAKVPLPPGSALKVVEAPPGPPVLATLLAEVYGPDAATRRAVADQVRALFRSVPYIVDIDRSHGQPRPRLRLTPERDQLEFFGLSDREVLDSIGAVMGGQTLGYSHRGEERYPLPIEIRLPQQDLAWNARLASTPVGVSKTASGPRLVELGEVVQAAQEPGSYHVFRRDGRDAEMVTAELAGAFEAPIYGMLDVDKAIRDHDWGALPKPAIRLHGQPDDEARPTVLWDGEWEITWVTFRDMGAAFGVAILGIYFLVVAQFKSFRLPLVILTPIPLTLVGIVLGHILFHAPFTATSMIGFIALAGIIVRNSILLVDFIRHKQAEGRALRDVLLEAGAIRFKPILLTALAAMIGAAVILSDPIFQGLAISLLFGLASSTLLTVLVIPAIYVVLRDDGRPATTAPVGVTDHAHP